A window from Peromyscus eremicus chromosome 1, PerEre_H2_v1, whole genome shotgun sequence encodes these proteins:
- the Eif3k gene encoding eukaryotic translation initiation factor 3 subunit K, with protein MAMFEQMRANVGKLLKGIDRYNPENLATLERYVETQAKENAYDLEANLAVLKLYQFNPAFFQTTVTAQILLKALTNLPHTDFTLCKCMIDQAHQEERPIRQILYLGDLLETCHFQAFWQALDENMDLLEGITGFEDSVRKFICHVVGITYQHIDRWLLAEMLGDLTDNQLKVWMSKYGWSADESGQIFICSQEESIKPKNIVEKIDFDSVSSIMASSQ; from the exons ATGGCGATGTTTGAGCAGATGAGAGCGAACGTGGGCAAGTTGCTCAAGGGTATCGACAG GTACAATCCTGAGAACTTGGCGACCCTGGAACGGTATGTGGAGACACAGGCCAAGGAGAATGCCTATGATCTGGAGGCcaacctggctgtcctgaagtT GTACCAGTTCAACCCAGCCTTCTTTCAGACCACAGTCACTGCCCAGATTCTGCTGAAAGCCCTCACCAACCTGCCCCACACCGACTTCACTCTGTGCAAATGTATGATCGACCAGGCACAT CAAGAAGAGCGGCCCATCCGACAGATCTTGTACCTTGGGGACCTGCTGGAGACTTGTCACTTTCAAGCTTTCTGG CAAGCCCTGGATGAAAACATGGACCTCCTGGAAGGCATAACTGGCTTTGAAGACTCTGTCCGAAAAT ttatctgccatgtggtgggCATCACCTACCAGCACATCGACCGCTGGCTGCTTGCCGAGATGCTCGGAGATCTGACTG ACAACCAGCTTAAAGTGTGGATGAGCAAGTATGGCTGGAGCGCGGACGAGTCCGGGCAGATCTTCATCTGCAGCCAGGAGGAGAGCATTAAGCCCAAGAACATCGTGGAGAAGATTGACTTTGACA